The nucleotide window GGCCTGGTCGAGGCTGACGGATTCGGGGATACGGCCGAAGCGCGTCGCCTTGGAATGCTTGTCCAGTCCGGCGAACTGGTTGGCCGGGCGGCCGTCGATCAGCACGGCGGAGGTCTCGAGGCGCTTTGCGACATCGGAGGTCTGCGCGAGATAATCGGCCCGCGGCTCGGCGACGAACATGTCGCCGACGGGCGTCACGTTGCCGGTCTCGACCGGATGGCCGGCTGCGACCCAGGCCTTGTGACCGCCGTCGAGGATGGCGACCGCGTCGTGGCCGAGATACTTCACGGTCCAGTAGACGCGCGCTGCGGCGGAGAACTCGGAGCTGTTGCCGCCGGCCGGCACGATCACCAGCGCCTTGTCTTCCGACAGGCCGAGCTCCGAAAGGGCCGCCTCGAGCTTCTCGACGGACGGAAGGATGCCAACCAGGTCGCCGCGGTCGGTGCGCCAGTAACCGGGATACTCGCTCCACACGGCACCGGGCACATGGCCCTTGAGATAGTCCTCCTTGCCGGAGCCGGCGAAGGGCGAGCGGATGTCGATGACGACGACGTCGTCGCGCTCGAGATTGTCGGCGAGCCATTGCGGGCTGACCAGCGGCGTCACTTCGGGCGCAGCAACGGCGACCGGTGCGGCGAAGGATGTGGCGACCACCAGAAGGGTCGCTGCAAGACGAGAGAACGCAAACATCTGCCTGCCTCCAGAAAAGATGGCCGCCTGCGAGCCTTGCAGACGCCTTTTCAAGGGAGGAGTTGACACCGGAGACAAAACGCGGCAAGCGAAATCGAGACGGAAATTGGAAGAAAAATCCAATATTCTCCACTCTCCAGCCAGTAGAAGAAAATGAGAGTTGCCTGAATGCGATTCATTGGAAAATGAATCCGTGCACCTCTCGAGCCGCCGAGCCAGGAACCCATGATCGACCGCATCGACAGACGCATCCTTTCGATCCTCCAGGAGGATTGCACCATTCCGGTCGCCGAAATCGGCCGCCGCGTCGGACTTTCCACGACCCCTTGCTGGCGCCGCATCCAGAAGCTGGAGGAGGACGGCGTCATCCAGCGCCGGGTGGCGATCCTCGATCCGAAGAAGATCAACGTGAAGGTCACCGCCTTCGTGGCGATCACCACCTCGCGGCACAACGACGACTGGCTGCGCAAGTTCGCCGACGTCATCTCCGAGTTCCCCGAGGTGATCGAGTTCTACCGGATGGCCGGGCAGGTCGATTACCTGTTGCGCGTCGCGGTGCCGGATATCGAGGCCTATGATGCGTTCTACAAGCGCCTGATCGCCAAGATCGACATCTCCGACGTCTCCACCTCCTTCGCGATGGAGCAGATCAAGTCGACAAGCCAGCTGCCGCTCGGCTATGTCCAGACGGAGAAGCCGCGCGCCGAACGCGACGACCAGTAGGGCGCGCCAGCAAGGGAGGCGAGACATGGGAAAGCATTCGCGGCGGCAGGGCCAGACCTGGCGACGGCTTGCGGTTGCCGGCCTGATGGCATGCGCCGTGTCCGCCGCCCCGGCGATGGCCGCCGACGGGCCGCAGATCCGCCAGGTGGAGCGGTCTTACGAGGACGTGCGCTTCGACCTGGAGAACGCGATCATCAATCGCGGCCTCGTCATCGACCATGTCTCCAATGTCGGCGACATGCTGGCCCGCACGGCCGCCGACGTCGGGTCGCAGACGCAGGTCTTCGTGAATGCGGAAGCGCTGCTGTTCTGCTCTGCCCGCCTGTCGCGCGCGGCAATGGAGGCGGCGCCGGAAAACCTCGCCTTCTGTCCCTATTCGGTGTTCGTCTACGAGACGCCGGATGCGGGCGGAAAGGTCTCCGTCGGCTATCGCCCGCTCCCCGAAACGGGAAGCGAGGCATCGCGGGCCGCCATCGCCGAGGTGAACGCGCTGCTCGCCGGCATCGTTGAGGAAGCTGGCGGCGAGTGAGCGAGCCGATGCCGGTCTCGCCTCAGGCGTTCTCGCCGACCTGCGGCCAGTAGGTGCCGAGGCACCAGACATTGTCCTCCGGGTCGCGGCAGATGAATTCGCGGCTGCCGTAGTCGCGGGTGACGAGCGGCTCGACGATGACCGCGCCCGCCGCCTCGGCGCGGGCGAAGGCCGCATCGATGTCCTCGACGGCGATGTAGAGCGTCTTGCCGGCCGGGCCGTCCGGCTGGCCGACGATCTGCGCGAAATCGTCGTCGCGCGCCTGTCCCAGCATCAAGATCGAGCTGCCGAGCGCGAGCTCGGCATGGGCGATCGTGCCGTCAGGCGCCTCGTGGCAGGTATGGACGGTGAAGCCGAAGGCCTGTTGCAGCCACTCCACCATCTGGCGGGCGTTGCCGAAGCGAAGGGCCGGAAAGATGCAAGGGGCAGAGGATGTGGTCATGGGTCGTCTTTGTCCTCGTTGCGGAACGAGGGCAGAGATAGCCGCCGTATCCGGCAGACGATTGAACAAATGTCACCTGCCCGGCGGGTCGTGCCAGGTCGCGGAGCCGAGTTTGTCGAGGCTCAACCACCATGCGCGCGGCGTGAGCCCCGCGAAGTCCTCGAACTCCCTGATCATGTGCGCCTGGTCCGAATAGCCGCCGGCGCAGGCGATATCCGCCCAGTCGGGGCGCTTCGCCGCGCGGGCAAGCGCCTGCGCCCGGTTGAAGCGGGCGATGCGGGCAACTGTCTTCGGCGAAAGGCCGAACGCGCGCGAGAAGCGGTCGGCAAGATGCTTGCGGCTCCAGCCGATCCGCGTCGCCAGATCGTCGATGCGATGCACAGCTCCGGACGCGATGAGGCCGAAGGCAGCGTCCACCAGAGGGTGGGAGGGCTCTGCGGCCGCCGCCCCGAAGCGGGCGGCGAGGAAGCCTTCCGCGCAGTCGAGCCGGGCGTTCCAGTCGTCGGTATCCTCCAGGCGCCGACGAAGCTCCGAGATCTGCGGATGGGCAAGATCGGCCAGCGGCACCATCCGTCCGGCGAATTCGGACGCCGGGATGCCGAGGAGGCGCTGCGCGCCGACCGGCGTCAGATTGACCTGCAGGCAGGCGGAGCGGCCGCTCGAGGCGATGAAGATGCGCGCAGTATCGAGACCGGCGATGAAGCTCGGCTGCTCGTCTCCAGCCACGGGCGCACGGCCGAGACGGATGCGGAAAGGCGTGCCGAAACTGATGATCAAGGGGGCGGCGAGCGAGGCGGTCTCGATCTGGCGGATCGCAAATCCGCCCGTTTCCTCATAGGTGGCGACTTCGGTGTAGAAGGGGCGCAGGGCAGGCGGCGCGGGCCTGTGCAGGAAGACGACCTCGCAGTCGGCAGGCATGGTCATGCCAGGTGTATGCGGGGCGGGAAGGCCCGCCTCCGGCGGTTCTTGATCGGCAACAAGTCCAATGGGGTCGCGCCGATGGTCTGTCCGTGTGGTCATGGCCCAGGATGCTCCCGGCTCCTCCCCCTCAGCGGGGTCTGGGATGAGGCGCAGGGTGGCGCAGTCCGGCGCGGCATGCAACCCGGCCGGCCCGGCGGCAAGGCGCCGCCGGGCTGTTTTCAGGTTTACTTGTCGGCGTTCTGCAGCCGGGCGATCAGGCTGGACGTGTCCCAGCGGTTGCCGCCCATGGCCTGCACTTCCGCATAGAACTGATCGACCAGCGCGGTGACCGGCAGGCGGGCGCCGGTCTCGTTGGCGGTCTTCAAGCAGATGCCGAGATCCTTGCGCATCCAGTCGACGGCGAAGCCGAAGTCGAACTTGTCGTCGCGCATGGTCTGCCAGCGGTTCTCCATCTGCCAGGACTGGGCCGCGCCCTTCGAGATGACCTCGATCACCTTGGCCACGTCGAGATCGGCCTTCTTGGCGAAGTGGACCGCTTCCGACAGGCCCTGCACCAGACCGGCGATGCAGATCTGGTTGACCATCTTGGTGAGCTGGCCGGCGCCGGCCGGGCCCATGTGGCCGACCATCTTGGCAAAGCACTCGATGGCCGGACGGGCGGTCTCGAAGGTGTCGGCATCGCCGCCGACCATGACGGTCAGCGCGCCGTTTTCCGCGCCTGCCTGGCCGCCGGACACCGGGGCATCGAGGAAGCCGCAGCCCTTGGCCTTCGCGGCCTCGTAAAGCTCGCGCGCCACTTCCGCCGAGGCGGTGGTGTTGTCGATGAAGATCGCACCCTTCTTCATGCCGTGAAAGGCGCCGTCCGGGCCGGTGGTGACCGAACGCAGGTCGTCGTCATTGCCCACGCAGGCGAAGACGAAGTCGCAGCCCTCGGCCGCCGCAGCCGGCGTTGCGGCATGCGAGCCGCCGTGCTCGGCCGCCCACTTCTCCGCCTTGGCTGCGGTGCGGTTGTAGACGGTGACCTCGTGGCCGCCACGCGACTTGAGGTATCCGGCCATCGGATAGCCCATGACCCCGAGACCGATGAATGCAACTTTCGCCATTGCGCCCCTCCGTTTGCATCTGTTGGCTGAGCCATCCCGGTCGGGACGGCAATTGTATGATGTCGCATCCTCTTTAGCGCATCATCGTGCCAGTGTCAGGTAGCAGTGCCAGGGGCAAGCGTCGGCAAGGGGCATATCGGAGGCGAGGTCTCGCGAAGAATGCCGGCCGGAGCGCAGGGCTCCGGCCGATGGTTCACTTGTCTTCGCAAGCGGTCGGCGGG belongs to Stappia indica and includes:
- a CDS encoding sulfurtransferase — encoded protein: MFAFSRLAATLLVVATSFAAPVAVAAPEVTPLVSPQWLADNLERDDVVVIDIRSPFAGSGKEDYLKGHVPGAVWSEYPGYWRTDRGDLVGILPSVEKLEAALSELGLSEDKALVIVPAGGNSSEFSAAARVYWTVKYLGHDAVAILDGGHKAWVAAGHPVETGNVTPVGDMFVAEPRADYLAQTSDVAKRLETSAVLIDGRPANQFAGLDKHSKATRFGRIPESVSLDQAVFYDDAKGQLKPQAEISALVPATLGDKSVEIVSYCNTGHWAATNWFVLHELLGYKNVSLYDDSMVGWSQDETLPMTSDRTVLDEVRTFLSDLFG
- a CDS encoding Lrp/AsnC family transcriptional regulator — protein: MDRIDRRILSILQEDCTIPVAEIGRRVGLSTTPCWRRIQKLEEDGVIQRRVAILDPKKINVKVTAFVAITTSRHNDDWLRKFADVISEFPEVIEFYRMAGQVDYLLRVAVPDIEAYDAFYKRLIAKIDISDVSTSFAMEQIKSTSQLPLGYVQTEKPRAERDDQ
- a CDS encoding DUF302 domain-containing protein, which encodes MGKHSRRQGQTWRRLAVAGLMACAVSAAPAMAADGPQIRQVERSYEDVRFDLENAIINRGLVIDHVSNVGDMLARTAADVGSQTQVFVNAEALLFCSARLSRAAMEAAPENLAFCPYSVFVYETPDAGGKVSVGYRPLPETGSEASRAAIAEVNALLAGIVEEAGGE
- a CDS encoding VOC family protein, whose product is MTTSSAPCIFPALRFGNARQMVEWLQQAFGFTVHTCHEAPDGTIAHAELALGSSILMLGQARDDDFAQIVGQPDGPAGKTLYIAVEDIDAAFARAEAAGAVIVEPLVTRDYGSREFICRDPEDNVWCLGTYWPQVGENA
- a CDS encoding helix-turn-helix domain-containing protein; the protein is MTMPADCEVVFLHRPAPPALRPFYTEVATYEETGGFAIRQIETASLAAPLIISFGTPFRIRLGRAPVAGDEQPSFIAGLDTARIFIASSGRSACLQVNLTPVGAQRLLGIPASEFAGRMVPLADLAHPQISELRRRLEDTDDWNARLDCAEGFLAARFGAAAAEPSHPLVDAAFGLIASGAVHRIDDLATRIGWSRKHLADRFSRAFGLSPKTVARIARFNRAQALARAAKRPDWADIACAGGYSDQAHMIREFEDFAGLTPRAWWLSLDKLGSATWHDPPGR
- a CDS encoding NAD(P)-dependent oxidoreductase, with the protein product MAKVAFIGLGVMGYPMAGYLKSRGGHEVTVYNRTAAKAEKWAAEHGGSHAATPAAAAEGCDFVFACVGNDDDLRSVTTGPDGAFHGMKKGAIFIDNTTASAEVARELYEAAKAKGCGFLDAPVSGGQAGAENGALTVMVGGDADTFETARPAIECFAKMVGHMGPAGAGQLTKMVNQICIAGLVQGLSEAVHFAKKADLDVAKVIEVISKGAAQSWQMENRWQTMRDDKFDFGFAVDWMRKDLGICLKTANETGARLPVTALVDQFYAEVQAMGGNRWDTSSLIARLQNADK